The following are encoded together in the Nocardioides thalensis genome:
- a CDS encoding winged helix-turn-helix transcriptional regulator: protein MKGSKQIHRIFADQAFTAGCPTRTVLDHVMSKWAPLVIASLADTDVLRWSELRQRADGISEKMLAQTLRQLEADGLVRREARQVVPPHVEYSLTSLGQELAGHLLPLMSWINANADEILGS from the coding sequence ATGAAGGGAAGTAAGCAGATCCACCGCATCTTCGCCGACCAGGCATTCACCGCCGGCTGCCCCACGCGCACGGTGCTCGACCACGTGATGAGCAAGTGGGCACCGTTGGTGATCGCGTCGCTCGCCGACACCGATGTGCTGCGGTGGAGTGAGCTGCGCCAACGCGCCGACGGCATCAGCGAGAAGATGCTGGCCCAGACGCTGCGTCAGCTCGAGGCCGACGGCCTCGTGCGCCGCGAGGCCAGGCAGGTCGTCCCGCCGCACGTGGAGTACTCCCTGACCTCGCTCGGCCAGGAGCTCGCCGGTCACCTGCTCCCGCTGATGTCCTGGATCAACGCGAACGCCGACGAGATCCTCGGGTCGTAG
- the hflX gene encoding GTPase HflX, translating to MTNHAEDFSLEAELARTAAWDLEDGDDLDQIDDVDTDLDDADSDDWESGYLSPDGDDPEETTGSLDLAERHQLRRVAGLRTELEDITEVEYRQLRLERVVLVGVWTEGTVTDAENSMAELALLAETAGSEVLEAVYQRRQSPDPATYVGRGKVDAIREIVQATGADTVICDGELAPSQLRNLEDKVKVKVVDRTALILDIFAQHAKSKEGKAQVELAQLNYMKQRLRGWGGNLSRQVGGRVAGGAGIGGRGPGETKIETDRRRINDRIAKLRRELKATRGTRATMRQERRRNEVPSVAIAGYTNAGKSSLLNRLTGAGVLVEDALFATLDPTTRRTQTKDGRVYTMSDTVGFVRHLPHQLVEAFRSTLEEVGDADLIVHVVDGSHPDPEGQLSAVREVLAEIGAGQVPELVVINKTDVADPMVVARLKQREPHSVAVSARTGEGIADAIAAIEADLPRPSFEFDALVPYARGDLVDRIHRDGEIDKLEHTADGTRIVGRATEALAGELASYSV from the coding sequence ATGACGAACCACGCAGAAGACTTCTCCCTTGAGGCCGAGCTGGCCCGAACCGCGGCCTGGGATCTCGAGGACGGTGACGACCTCGACCAGATCGACGACGTCGACACCGATCTCGACGATGCGGACTCCGACGACTGGGAGTCCGGCTACCTGAGCCCCGACGGCGACGACCCCGAGGAGACCACCGGGTCGCTCGACCTCGCCGAGCGCCACCAGCTCCGCCGCGTCGCCGGGCTGCGCACCGAGCTCGAGGACATCACCGAGGTCGAGTACCGCCAGCTCCGGCTCGAGCGCGTTGTCCTCGTGGGCGTATGGACCGAGGGCACGGTCACCGACGCCGAGAACTCCATGGCCGAGCTCGCGCTGCTCGCCGAGACCGCCGGCTCCGAGGTGCTCGAGGCGGTCTACCAGCGCCGGCAGTCGCCCGACCCGGCGACGTACGTCGGCCGCGGCAAGGTCGACGCGATCCGCGAGATCGTGCAGGCCACCGGCGCCGACACCGTCATCTGCGACGGCGAGCTTGCGCCGAGCCAGCTGAGGAACCTCGAGGACAAGGTCAAGGTCAAGGTCGTCGACCGCACGGCGCTGATCCTCGACATCTTCGCCCAGCACGCGAAGTCCAAGGAGGGCAAGGCGCAGGTCGAGCTCGCGCAGCTCAACTACATGAAGCAGCGCCTGCGCGGCTGGGGTGGCAACCTCTCCCGCCAGGTCGGTGGCCGGGTCGCCGGCGGCGCCGGTATCGGTGGCCGCGGTCCCGGTGAGACCAAGATCGAGACCGACCGTCGCCGCATCAACGACCGCATCGCCAAGCTCCGCCGCGAGCTGAAGGCGACCCGCGGCACCCGCGCCACGATGCGCCAGGAGCGCCGCCGCAACGAGGTGCCGTCGGTGGCGATCGCCGGCTACACCAACGCCGGCAAGTCCAGCCTGCTCAACCGGCTCACCGGCGCGGGCGTGCTCGTCGAGGACGCGCTGTTCGCGACGCTCGACCCGACCACCCGCCGCACCCAGACCAAGGACGGCCGCGTCTACACGATGTCCGACACGGTCGGCTTCGTGCGCCACCTGCCGCACCAGCTGGTCGAGGCGTTCCGGTCGACGCTGGAGGAGGTCGGCGACGCCGACCTGATCGTCCACGTCGTCGACGGCTCGCACCCCGACCCCGAGGGCCAGCTGTCCGCGGTGCGCGAGGTGCTCGCCGAGATCGGCGCGGGCCAGGTCCCCGAGCTCGTCGTGATCAACAAGACCGACGTCGCCGACCCGATGGTCGTCGCCCGGCTCAAGCAGCGCGAGCCCCACTCGGTCGCGGTGTCCGCCCGCACCGGCGAGGGCATCGCCGACGCGATCGCCGCCATCGAGGCCGACCTCCCGCGGCCGTCGTTCGAGTTCGACGCGCTGGTGCCCTACGCCCGCGGCGACCTCGTCGACCGGATCCACCGCGACGGTGAGATCGACAAGCTCGAGCACACCGCCGACGGCACCCGGATCGTCGGCCGCGCCACCGAGGCGCTCGCGGGCGAGCTGGCGTCGTACTCCGTGTAG
- a CDS encoding vWA domain-containing protein — protein sequence MTRADLTHLYFLLDRSGSMQSIKSDIEGGFAAFVDEQRKVAGECRVTLAQFDDEYDVVYSSRPLADVPPLDLRPRNMTALHDAMGRLIGSAGDELARLPEDERPGTVIVAIMTDGLENASKEWDGPRIKALVEQQTKEWSWQFLYMGADQDAVEVGSSLGVAAAASVTYGRGKSREAMAMAGGKLGAYRAAKAAAPAGAPAPAMAAFTDEERAELAD from the coding sequence ATGACGCGAGCGGACCTCACCCACCTGTACTTCCTCCTCGACCGGAGCGGGTCGATGCAGTCGATCAAGTCCGACATCGAGGGCGGCTTCGCCGCGTTCGTCGACGAGCAGCGCAAGGTCGCCGGCGAGTGCCGGGTGACGCTGGCGCAGTTCGACGACGAGTACGACGTCGTCTACTCCTCCCGCCCGCTGGCCGACGTACCGCCGCTCGACCTGCGGCCGCGCAACATGACCGCGCTCCACGACGCGATGGGTCGGCTGATCGGCTCGGCCGGCGACGAGCTGGCGCGGCTGCCGGAGGACGAGCGCCCCGGCACGGTGATCGTCGCGATCATGACCGACGGTCTCGAGAACGCCAGCAAGGAGTGGGACGGCCCGCGCATCAAGGCGCTCGTCGAGCAGCAGACGAAGGAGTGGTCCTGGCAGTTCCTCTACATGGGCGCCGACCAGGACGCCGTCGAGGTCGGCTCGTCGCTCGGCGTCGCCGCGGCCGCATCGGTGACCTACGGGCGGGGCAAGAGCCGCGAGGCGATGGCGATGGCGGGCGGCAAGCTCGGCGCCTACCGCGCCGCGAAGGCCGCCGCGCCTGCCGGCGCGCCCGCGCCCGCGATGGCCGCGTTCACCGACGAGGAGCGGGCCGAACTGGCCGACTGA